The sequence taacatatataacatatataacatatataacatatacagtataacatatataacatatataacatatacagtataacatatataacatatataacatatataacatatacagtataacatatataacatatataacatatataacatatacagtataacatatataacatatataacatatataacatatataacatgtataacatatataacatatataacatgtaTAACATTATCAGGATCATTACATTTATCTTCCTGTATTTACTCACACGTCTGACTGAGACAGGGCTTtaactgaccaatcaggagcTCCAGGTTTGTGTGTCGTCCCTCCTCTACTGCCAGCTTGTGCTCACCCAGCCTGGATGTTCTGGAGGTCTTCCTCACTGTGGTTACTGTGGTTACTGTGGTTACTGTGGTTACTATGGTTACTGTGGTTACTGTGGTTAGCAGGTTGACAATGTTTTGTTGATTTAAGTTTCATGTTTTGTTTGGGATTTTGTCGTTCTGTTCAATAATCTGTCTCTGTTGTTATAATGTGATTGGGTCTGATTGTGTGGTTCTTTGTGTCATgggctctttctctctttctctctctctctctctctctctctctctctctctctctctctctctctctctctctctctctctctctctctctctctctctctctctctctctctctctctctctctcagcggtTGGCTGAAGCTCTGCTCCGGTTCATCAGGACTAGTCTCCAGCCCAGTgttctcagtgtgtgtttgcgtaCACTGCGTATTCTGTCCCGTGACCGCCAGGCACTCACACCCTTCATCACTGACTCGGCCATCCTCACCCTCGCCTACTTGGGTGGCATCAAACCCCCGTCCCTTTCTCACCATGGCGATGAGGAGGAGAATAAAGAGATGACAGAAAAGAACGTGGACATCAATGACTCAACTCCCGTTAGCAGCAGCATGGACCTTCATTTCACTGATGCAAACTCAGCAGTTCCTCATGTAAGCTCCGTCCCCTCACacaccctacactgtgtgagtgagGACATCACGGAGATGGAGAGAAGTGATGGCATCTGCAGAATGTTGACGAGAGGAAAGAGGGATGccagagaggaggaggagaaggagaggaaggagTGGTGTGATGATGGAGAAGTGTGGAGGAAAGAAGCCATGAAGACTCTCTGCAATGTCATATACAACAGCCAGAGGGCACAAGAGAGGGCCAGTGTACTgaagtaagacacacacacacacacacacacacacacacacacacatacatacacacttacacactctcaaacacacacatacgtacatacacaaaaatacacacagtccGAGCTGCttttagagagaattaatcaacaactgaagaccaatcagagtccagaactcagcagaggtgtgatgaaaaataaagtgtgtattcTTTGCACTGTTTTTccactcccccccccctcccccagaCTCCTCCATGGTCTTTCTGAAAAGCTGAAGAACGGCATTTGCTCTGTGACTCCCCCCAGTGGTCAGTTTTATGAGCTGCGGCTGATGTTTCTGTTGACGGCTTTAAGGCCTGAACTAAGATGTCATCTGCAGCAGGTACACACTTTGAGAGTCTTGTGAAAAAGACATGCTGTTCTTTTTTGTCCTgaacttcctgtgtgtgtttccctcAGGAGCGTGGCGTGTCCATGCTGACGGCCGCTCTGGAGCAGTGTTTGGAAGTTCAGTGGGCCAACATGTACGAGGTGGTGTCCTGGGACTCAGAGTCTCCTCCTGTCTGTAAGGAGGCGTTTCAGCGTGCCATCGAGATCCTGAAAGTCCTGTTTAATATCACGTACAGCTCACACATGCAGCAGCCTGATGAGGTACAGATTACACACAGAAATCCACACACTTGCTAAGTCCACTTTCCACTGCAGTCAGTAAGAAGAAGTTAATTACACACTAAGCCTCACGCCTCCCTGTTTCCACCCTCAGGAGGATGCAGCTCTGTATCGCCGCCTAGCTGCTGTCCTGCGTCACTGCCTGCTGCTGCCCTGCCAGGAGGAAGAACTGACAGAGGAACTCCAGgggtgagaaacacacacagatcatacaGAATACAGCATGGAACCTGTCCAGTAAACAAGTGTGATGCTCATTACAGAACATCTGATCCAGCTCAGTGAAGTGGATAGATGGTCTAACTGGGTTAAACCTTTTCACTCTCCATGACCTCTGACCCCCACAGACAGACGGTGAATGTGTTGTCAGCTCTTCCTCTGCAGTGCCTGGACGTCCTGCTCTCAGCTCGTCTCTCTGAGGGGTCGAAGGAATCGGGCGGAGACAACATGGACTGTGTCCACTCACTGCTACTGTTCATGGAGAGGAGacttgagagagtgagtgagagagagagggggtgtgagagagagggggggggtgagagagagagagagagagaagagcgcTCTTTTTTCCTGCGCGAGCTGGTTCGCGCATCGCTCGCGTCTTGggtttctctgtctctcgctctcgcgTTTGTGTTTGCCTGCGCGCTCTCGCGCCGTTTTTTtttgtgcgcgcgcgcgcgcgctcgcgcgcgctcgCCGGCGCGcggcgccgcgcgcgcgcggttgtttgtgtgtgtgctcgcgcgCGCTCTCGcagcgccgcgcgcgcgcgcgtctgCTCGCTCGCCTTGTGTCTCGAGTGCTCTCGCTGCGCGCGCGCGGGGTGCGCGCGTGCGCGCCGCCGGGTGTGTGTCGCCGCGTCGCGCGCGGCCTCGCTCGTCGCGCGCTCGCCCTTTCGCTGCCCTTTTCTCGCCTGCGTTTTCTTTGTCCCCCGCTGTCGTcctttctcccccccccccccccccccccccccccccccccacaccccccccccccccccccccccccccaccccccccacccctccaccccccccccccagtgcTTCcacaatttgtatttattaaataacacatcagactttttatccatttaaagtTACATTAAATCTTGAGGACCATCAGTGACATGAAGCACTTCCTGTTGTCACTATAACAGCTTTTATCTCTAGtccttcaccagcctctctttatTCACTCTCTCTACAGTAGTTAGATAAAACATTGCAGCAAAGAAGTGTAAACccctgtaatgtgtgtgtgtgtgtgtgtgtgtgtgtgtgtgtgtgtgtgtgtgtgtgtgtgtgtgtgtgtgtgtgtgtgtgtgtgtgtgcgtgtaataAAGAGTCAGAAGCTGAAGGAGAAACTGACCCCAGTGCTGAACCTCCTGACTGAGAGCTGTAGAGCTCACAGAGAAACACGACACTATCTCAGACAGCAGGTGCcaaaactttacacacaccaACCTTTAcctgaatgtgtgtataatcTGTACATCTCTGTATTAATGCTGACAGTATCTACATGACTCcatgggttgtgtgtgttttcacactaacgccaataaaaaaagaaaatacacaagAAATATTTCAACACTTTGATTCCCATAAAATAAAACTTCTAGTGTATATGAACCCCGCTGCCCCCCACCTGCCCCACCCACCTGCCCCACCTCCTCATCCCATGCCAACAGGTTCCTATAGACCTCATTTTACTGTCATCTGATTTGTCAGTATATGTTATGAGCATGTTCTCATTGGTTAATAATGTCCTGTATCATGTGAATAATTTACTGTCATAATTTAAGTGCAGTTCAATAATCAGCTACACAAAACAATCATTTGCCCCGAAACGCTTTAAtcataaagctctttctgacaTGTGTTGAGGTCTGAGTCATCTGACCTGTCTgtgctgtgattggtcagattcTGCCTCCTCTGAGGGACGTGGTGCTGAGGCCTGAGCAGGGAGACACCATCCGTAACAAGCTGGTGAGACTGATGACGCACGTGGACACGGAGCTGAAACACTGTGCTGCTGAGCTGCTCTTTGTGCTCTGTAAAGAAAATGGTACAGAAACTCAGACAGTAACATCAGACAGTAACATCAGACAGTAACATCAGACAGTAACATCAGACAGTAACATCAGACATAAACATCAGACAGTAACATCAGACAGTAACATCAGACAGTAACATCAGACATAAACATCAGACATTAACATCAGACATAAACATCAAACATAAACATCAGACATAAACATCAGACATTAACATCAGACATTAACATCAGACATAAACATCAGACATAAACATCAGACATTAACATCAGACATAAACATCAGACATAAACATCAGACATAAACATCAGACATTAACATCAGACATAAACATCAGACATTAACATCAGACATTAACATCAGACATAAACATCAGACATAAACATCAGACATTAACATCAGACATAAACATCAGACATTAACATCAGACATTAACATCAGACATAAACATCAGACAGTAACATCAGACATAAACATCAGACATAAACATCAGACATTAACATCAGACAGTAACATCAGACATAAACATCAGACATTAACATCAGACATAAACATCAGACATTAACATCAGACATAAACATCAGACATAAACATCAGACATAAACATCAGACATTAACATCAGACATAAACATCAGACATAAACATCAGACATTAACATCAGACATAAACATCAGACATAAACATCACAGGGTAGGAACTCTGTCCTGGTCCTGCAGTTACAGTCAACTTGTGTAAAAtatacttattatatttatacagctGCTTATATAAAACATCTCTCCTCATcttctcacctgtgtgtgtgtgtgtgtgtgtgtgtgtgtgtgtgtgtgtgtgtgtgtgtgtgtgtgtgtgtgtgtgtgtgtgtgtgtgtgtcagtgggaCGGTTTGTGAAGTACACCGGTTATGGCAATGCAGCAGGTCTGTTAGCAGCTCGAGGCCTCCTGAGTGGTCACAGCTCAGCACCTCAGTGTCAGTACTCCAGTGACTCGGACTCGGACACAGAGGAGTACAGACAGGCCAGAGACAGGATCAACCTGGTGACGGGGCGGGTGGAGGAGCCACAGCCCGACCCCATGGAGGGGATGAgtgaggaggagaaggaggcaGAAGCTGTGCGTCTGGTCGCTATGTTCAACAGactctccaggtgtgtgtgtgtgtatgtgtgtgtgtgtgtgtgtgtgtgtgtgtgtgtgtttgtgtgtgtgtgtgtgtatgtgtgtgtgtgtgtgtgtgtgtgtatgtgtgtgtatgtgtgtgtgtgtgtatgtgtgtgcgtgtgtgtgtgtgtgtgtgtgtgtgtgtgtgtgtgtgtgtgtgtgtgtgtgtgtgtgtgtatgtgtgtgtgtgtgtgtgtgtgtgtgtatgtgtgtgtgtatgtgtgtgtgtgtatgtgtgtgtgtgtatgtgtgtatgtgtgtgtgtatgtgtgtgtgtgtgtgtgtgtgtgtatgtgtgtgtgtgtgtgtgtgtgtgtgtgtgcgtgtgtgtttgtgtgtgtgtgtgcatgtgtgtgtgtgtgtgtgtatgtgtgtgtgtgtgtgtatgtgtgtgcatgtgtgtgtgtgtgtgtgtgtgtgtgtgtatgtgtgtgtgtgtgtgtgtgtgtgtgtgtgtgtgtgtatgtgtgtgtgtgtgtgtgtgtgtgtgtgtgtatctttgtccACATTATATggatatttctgtaaatgtaatataaatattttataaaatcacaaaaagaaTCATTTTGTTTCCTCTAAAATACAAAGAAAGTATAAATTGGATCCTGAGACTGAAACCAATCAGCACAAGGAGACGCTCATCGTCAGACGAGACTGAAGCAGCTGTACAATatttacagagaaaaagaacaaaaaacgctccataataataataataataataataataataataataataataaacagataaaaaacagaacaaacactgaCACGTATATAAACATTACACCATCAGCACCATCACACTGTCTGAGAAATGAACCGATAAACTGTTTATCACATTTGTGACGGTTCTCCACCTGTCAGTCATGAACAGTCATGACCTACATCTGTGATGAGTCTGTGATGAGTCGTGTGGATGGTGTCGTGTTTATGGTGGAGAAATCTCTAATACACTGATTATGTATAAGTGACTACACCTTAACTCtgcatcactccatcactccctCTGCCTCCAACTCTCCTGTTCCTTTTCTGTGGGTTTCTCAGGGATAAAATCATTCAGCCGATGTCAGTGATGCTGGATGGCCAACTGGTACCTCTCTGTGACCATATGAGAAACAGCACcctggaagaggaagaggaagaggaggaggaagaggaagtagACTGTGAAGAGGTGGATTAGGACATGATCCTGAACCAGGAACCATTAGAAATCTGTT is a genomic window of Tachysurus fulvidraco isolate hzauxx_2018 chromosome 15, HZAU_PFXX_2.0, whole genome shotgun sequence containing:
- the si:ch211-195b15.7 gene encoding synembryn-A, which produces MAVNVEKIICCIKQGDQDSVLTQLDNYNTEFAHCFFFDVEERERRKQRELEEFRRNKVRDYVPDSDSGDEDGEDPELILRRRLAEALLRFIRTSLQPSVLSVCLRTLRILSRDRQALTPFITDSAILTLAYLGGIKPPSLSHHGDEEENKEMTEKNVDINDSTPVSSSMDLHFTDANSAVPHVSSVPSHTLHCVSEDITEMERSDGICRMLTRGKRDAREEEEKERKEWCDDGEVWRKEAMKTLCNVIYNSQRAQERASVLKLLHGLSEKLKNGICSVTPPSGQFYELRLMFLLTALRPELRCHLQQERGVSMLTAALEQCLEVQWANMYEVVSWDSESPPVCKEAFQRAIEILKVLFNITYSSHMQQPDEEDAALYRRLAAVLRHCLLLPCQEEELTEELQGQTVNVLSALPLQCLDVLLSARLSEGSKESGGDNMDCVHSLLLFMERRLERSQKLKEKLTPVLNLLTESCRAHRETRHYLRQQILPPLRDVVLRPEQGDTIRNKLVRLMTHVDTELKHCAAELLFVLCKENVGRFVKYTGYGNAAGLLAARGLLSGHSSAPQCQYSSDSDSDTEEYRQARDRINLVTGRVEEPQPDPMEGMSEEEKEAEAVRLVAMFNRLSRDKIIQPMSVMLDGQLVPLCDHMRNSTLEEEEEEEEEEEVDCEEVD